The Streptomyces sp. NBC_01276 genome includes the window CGTAGACCGTGAAGCCCGGCGAGTTCGTCGTGAAGCTCAGGTACGTGCCCGTTGCGTCGACCGTCGCCGTGAAGGAGGTGGGTCCGTTCGAGTAGCTCTTGCTCTGGTTGCCCGGCGTCAGGTTCGACGTGTTGATGAACGTCGTCGTTCCCGCCGGGCACTTCGTGATGTTTCCCGGCCGGTACGTCGGCTGGACGTGGTGCGTGGTGGTCGGTGGTCCGGCAGGATTCGCGTTCGCCGTCGCGGCGGGGGCGATCGCGACGGACCACAGCGCCATCGTGGTGCCGAGAGCGCCAAGTGCCCTGAACAGCCGCGCTCGGCCAGTTCTTCTCTTCAACGCAGTCCCTCTTGTGTTGTGAGTCCCCGTAATGCCGGGAACCTCGGTCTCCCGACCAGCCCAGACCCCGTGCCTGCGGCCAGTAGCCGCCTGCGGACTCGTGTCTGCTTCGTGGCCGCGGAGCACCGATCTTTGAGAAGTTGCGACACTTTGTCATCGCCCGAACGTGTTGAATCGGGGTGTTCTGGTCGAGGTCCGCACGAGTGGGATGATCAGGGCAAATGACCGCGAGGTGAAGTCGTCATGGACCCGGACGGCTCCCTCGGGCTGACACAGCGGCCCGCGCACCGGGAACGGTGCGCGGGCCGCTGTGCGTCCACCGGCTGGTTCAGCAGTGGGGGAGGCCGGGCACGTTGTGGAACTGCGCCGCGCCGTCCACGTACGGTCCGAACGTCCAGGTCACCCCCGTACCGACCGACTGGTTGTTCTGCCACACGCTGGTGGTGCGGTACCAGACGTTGCCGTCGCTGCCGACGGACCCGCCGGCCACCCAGCAGTCCGCGAAGACCCAGTCGCTGCCCGGCGTGAGGGTGATGTTGTTGTACTTGCCGGCTCCCGCGTTGGGGGCGGTGTAGACGCCCACGGAGTGGCTGGTGCTCAGTCGGATCCACTGCGGCGCGGAGCCGGTGTGGTTGGGGTTCGGGTCGGCGGACGCCTGCGAGGTAGCACAGAGGACGGATGCCCCAGCCATGACGAGCGCGGCGAGTGCCTTGATCGAACGGGCCATGAGGTTTCCCCGTTTCCTTCCGGCCCCCCGGTGGGGCCGGTCGGTGTACGAGGGAACCCCACCCCGCCCGTACCGTCCAGGCCGCAAACCGGCCAGGATGACACCGTCGGCCGCGTGCGGACCGGGTGGGCTACCTCGGGCTGATCGTGACCTTGTAGGTGGCTCCGGCCCTGCCGCGGGTGCTCACGGCGACGGTCTGGCCGTGGTCGTCCCAACTGGCCTTGCCGCCTTGGACGTCGACCCGGTGGCCGCCCGGGTACGTGTCCCTCGGCACGGTGATCTGGGTGGGCCCCTCCGAGTTGTCGCGGGTGCGGAAGGTGAGCGTGTAGGTGCGTGTGGCCGGGTCGTACGCGAACTGGAGCGGGTCGCCCGCGACGGCGCGCGCGTACGGCTGGACGAGCAGCTGGGCGTTGGGCTTCACGGCGCCCGTCTGGTCGAGGAAGCAGTAGCCGCCGCCCCGGCACCACTGCCACCACGTCCAGCCGCTGGAGAAGCGGTCCAGGGAGGCCGTCATGTCGTTGACGAACCGGCTCGCGTGCGGAACGTAGGGGTTGCCGCCCCATTCCCCCACGATCACCGGCATGCGGTTACGGGACGGGTAGTCGCTGATCGCGGCCTCGTAGGCGGGGATGAAGGTGCCGTCGGGGTCGTAGTCGCCGCCGGTTTCCATCGCGGTCTCGTAGAAGTGCGGCGCGTAGCCGGCGTGCGGGTCGTCGATGCGGCCCATCCGGGTCGGGACGCCGAGACCGACGATGACGGTCGGTTCGACGAACACCCACGACTTCTGGTCGACCAGGCGGATCGCCCGTGCGAGGCGGTTCCACATCTCGGTGAGCTCGGTGGCCTCGAAGCGGGCCGCGGCGGCGGGGAGGTCCTCGCCTTCGAGGAACTTCGCGAACGGCTCGTTCATCAGGTCGTAGCCGAGCAGCGCCGGGTGCCGGCCCAGGGCGGAGGCGACCGTCATCCACATGCGGGCGTGCGCGGCGCGGAGGTCGGCGTCCTTGTACAGGTGGTCGAAGGCGGTCTGTACGGACGGCTCGAAGTACTCGGAGAACCAGTCGTCCGGTATGTGCGTGAACGGCAGCCCCTCGTCGCGGGTGGCCCAGTCGGGGACGCCGCGGGAGCCGAAGTGGGGGCCGTACACGTCCTGGTGGGCATCGAGGATGACCTTGACGTGGTAGCGGTCGGCCCAGTCGAGGATGCGGCGCATCTTGGCGAGGTAGCCGCGGTCGTAGTGCCCGGGGGTGGGTTCGAGGTCGTCCCAGAAGAAGGCGAGGCGCGCGAGGTTGAAGCCCCGGGCGGCCATGTCCTTGAGGTCGCTCTCGTGGATGTCGGCGAACGCGTCGGTGCCCCGGCTGCTCTTGTCGGAGAGGTTGAAGCCGCGCCACTGCAGCGCGCGGCCCTGGCCGTCGGCGATGAAGGTGCGGTCACCGACCGTGACCCGGTCGGGGGCGCGGTCGGGGCGGGCCTGGGCCTGTGTGGGGAGGACGCCGAGCAGGAGGGCGGCCAAGGCGAGGGCGGCGGGGACGACACGGGAGGTCAAGCGCATGCAGGAGACCCTTTCGCGGGCGGCTGCTGGGGCGGCGGGTTACCGGCCGGTCGGGATGTTACTGGTGAGTGCGTCAAGTTCACAGTGGTTCAAGGGAGTTGGCGCAACGTGGCCGTGATCGGTCGCTTGCCGTGACCGGCCGCCCATGCGGGTCGGCGCTCCCCGGCCTGCGCCGGGCAGGCCGGCGGCCGCTGCGCGCGGAACTCCTGACCTGGCTGGCAACGTTCGCCGACATCGCCCGCCGGGACGTCGAGGACGTCGAGGACGTCGAGGACGTCGAGGACGTCCAGGACGGTCTCGGCGCGGCGCGGGATCCGGCCGCCGCCCGTGCGGCACGGCCGGCGCTCCACGCCCGCATCGCGGCCTTCTGCGAGGACGGCCATCCGCAGGTGAGGGAGGCTGCGCTCGCGGCTGACCGTGGAGGAGATCGCCGCGGCCCTCGGCGAGCAGCCGGCCGTCTCGTCCTGCACCCATGACGGCGAGGACCGCCCCCTCGAAGTCCGGAGGGCCGGCGGCGTCGTCCTGACACGACCGCTCTTCCTGCTTCACGACGCGGTTCGCCGGTCGGGCCCCACCCGCGTGCGAGGCCCGACCGGGCCGACGGTCGTCGGAGTGCGGGCGGTGGGATCCAGCGGCCCGCTTCGCGGGTCGCTACCCGGCGGCCACGACCGGGCCGGCCGTGACCTGAGGAGGGTTGGGGAGCAGCGGCGCGAGGTTGTCCCTCACGAAGTCCGCCGCCTGCCTGACCGATTCCTCGGCCCCGGACCGGTCCGCGAAGACGCCGGTGGAGACCATCACTCCGTCCCCGGCATCCACCCAGTAGTACGCCACGAAACCGGGGACCCGGCGGAGGAGAGGCACGAATCCCTCGTCCACCAGGCGTCCTGCCTCGGCTGAGTCAGTCACTCCTTCGTACCGCCGAATCACCGCGTACATGGCTGATCTCCTCATGGATCCCAAGGTCACCTTGCGCCGGACGACCTACCCCCACCGAGCGCCTCCCGCTCGGGGGGCGGCCGGAAGTGACCCGGATAGGCGCGCGCCGGTGATCCAAACCGGGCATCCGGACGGTTGTCGGCCACAGGCCACAGGCCACCGGCTACCGGCTACCGGCTGAGCGACTTGAGGGCCGCCGCGTCGTAAGGCTTCAGCTCGTCGAAGCGGTTGCCGAGGACCTTCGCCGCCCACTGCGGGTCCTGGAGCAGCGCCCGGCCGACGGCGACCATGTCGAACTCGTCGCGCTCCATGCGGTCCAGGAGGTTGTCGATGTCGCCGAGCGCCGCACCCTCGCCGACGAAGGCGCGGATGAAGTCGCCGTCGAGGCCGACCGAGCCGACGGTGATGGCCGGGCGGCCCGTGAGCTTCTTGGTCCAGCCCGCCAGGTTCAGGTCCGAGCCCTCGAACTCCGGGAGCCAGTAGCGCCGGGTGGAGGCGTGGAACGCGTCGACGCCGGCCGCCGC containing:
- a CDS encoding cellulase family glycosylhydrolase — encoded protein: MRLTSRVVPAALALAALLLGVLPTQAQARPDRAPDRVTVGDRTFIADGQGRALQWRGFNLSDKSSRGTDAFADIHESDLKDMAARGFNLARLAFFWDDLEPTPGHYDRGYLAKMRRILDWADRYHVKVILDAHQDVYGPHFGSRGVPDWATRDEGLPFTHIPDDWFSEYFEPSVQTAFDHLYKDADLRAAHARMWMTVASALGRHPALLGYDLMNEPFAKFLEGEDLPAAAARFEATELTEMWNRLARAIRLVDQKSWVFVEPTVIVGLGVPTRMGRIDDPHAGYAPHFYETAMETGGDYDPDGTFIPAYEAAISDYPSRNRMPVIVGEWGGNPYVPHASRFVNDMTASLDRFSSGWTWWQWCRGGGYCFLDQTGAVKPNAQLLVQPYARAVAGDPLQFAYDPATRTYTLTFRTRDNSEGPTQITVPRDTYPGGHRVDVQGGKASWDDHGQTVAVSTRGRAGATYKVTISPR